The following proteins are encoded in a genomic region of Oncorhynchus keta strain PuntledgeMale-10-30-2019 chromosome 6, Oket_V2, whole genome shotgun sequence:
- the LOC118380865 gene encoding superoxide dismutase [Cu-Zn]-like yields the protein MAMKAVCVLKGTGEVTGTVFFEQEGADGPVHLIGEISGLAPGEHGFHVHAFGDNTNGCMSAGPHFNPNNKTHGGPTDAVRHVGDLGNVTAGADNVAKINIQDKMLTLTGPNSIIGRTMVIHEKADDLGKGGNEESLKTGNAGGRQACGVIGIAQ from the exons ATGGCAATGAAGGCTGTTTGCGTGCTCAAAGGCACCGGTGAAGTTACCGGGACCGTATTCTTTGAGCAGGAG ggtgcCGATGGTCCAGTGCATCTGATTGGGGAGATCTCTGGTCTGGCCCCGGGCGAACATGGCTTCCACGTCCATGCTTTTGGAGACAACACCAACGGCTGTATGAGTGCCGGACCCCACTTCAACCCCAACAACAAGACCCACGGAGGACCCACTGATGCTGTTCG GCACGTAGGGGACCTTGGCAACGTGACTGCAGGAGCTGACAATGTGGCTAAGATCAACATCCAGGATAAGATGTTGACTCTCACTGGACCCAACTCTATCATCGGCAGGACCATGGTG ATCCATGAGAAGGCTGATGATCTGGGAAAAGGAGGCAACGAGGAGAGTCTGAAGACTGGCAACGCTGGCGGTCGGCAGGCCTGTGGAGTTATTGGCATTGCCCAGTAA